A genomic segment from Streptosporangium roseum DSM 43021 encodes:
- a CDS encoding cytochrome d ubiquinol oxidase subunit II: MDAAQILLVVMWVGVTLYALLAGADFGGGVWDLVAGRSRAGMPQRRLIEHSIGPVWEANHVWLIFVIVVLWTGFPPVFAAVMSTLYIPLTLAALGIIARGAAFVFRKASTELWQQRLFGAAFATSSVLTPFFLGAVAGGIASGRVPPGLAAGDLVTSWLNPTSLLGGVLAVGVCAYLAAVYLCDDAGRAGLPGLAEGFRRRALSTGLGVGAVVLGGIAVVRWDAPRLFDGLTHRALPLVVAAAVLGLLSLVLLWRRSYLSVRVTAALAVTSVIWGWPLAQYPIMLPPDLTVDVAAADPAVLGATLVVLAVGALLVVPSMTWLFLLQRRAPYDPGAHG, from the coding sequence ATGGACGCGGCGCAGATCCTGCTGGTCGTGATGTGGGTGGGCGTGACGCTCTACGCGTTGCTGGCCGGAGCCGACTTCGGCGGCGGCGTCTGGGACCTGGTGGCGGGGCGCAGCCGTGCCGGCATGCCGCAGCGGCGCCTCATCGAGCACTCCATCGGCCCGGTGTGGGAGGCCAACCACGTCTGGCTGATCTTCGTGATCGTCGTGCTGTGGACCGGTTTCCCGCCGGTGTTCGCCGCGGTGATGTCCACGCTCTACATCCCGCTGACGCTGGCGGCGCTCGGCATCATCGCCCGGGGGGCCGCCTTCGTCTTCCGCAAGGCCAGTACGGAGCTGTGGCAGCAGCGCCTGTTCGGCGCCGCCTTCGCGACCTCCTCCGTGCTGACGCCCTTCTTCCTGGGCGCGGTCGCCGGAGGGATCGCCTCGGGGCGCGTCCCTCCCGGCCTGGCGGCCGGGGATCTCGTGACGAGCTGGCTGAACCCGACCTCGCTGCTCGGCGGGGTCCTCGCGGTCGGCGTCTGCGCCTATCTCGCCGCGGTGTACCTGTGCGACGACGCGGGGCGGGCGGGCCTGCCCGGCCTGGCCGAGGGGTTCCGGCGCCGGGCGCTGTCCACGGGCCTCGGTGTGGGGGCCGTCGTGCTGGGCGGCATCGCCGTGGTGCGCTGGGACGCCCCCCGGCTGTTCGACGGCCTCACCCACCGGGCGCTGCCCCTCGTCGTCGCCGCGGCCGTGCTGGGCCTGCTCTCGCTGGTCCTGCTGTGGCGGCGGAGCTACCTGTCCGTCCGGGTCACCGCCGCGCTGGCCGTCACGTCGGTGATCTGGGGGTGGCCGCTCGCGCAGTATCCGATCATGCTCCCTCCCGATCTCACCGTAGACGTGGCCGCGGCGGATCCGGCGGTGCTCGGCGCCACGCTCGTCGTGCTCGCGGTGGGCGCGCTGCTGGTGGTGCCGTCCATGACCTGGCTGTTCCTGCTGCAGCGGCGCGCGCCGTACGACCCGGGCGCGCACGGCTGA
- a CDS encoding cytochrome ubiquinol oxidase subunit I has product MGIGGGAGACVVTALVLPAGPASAADLVAARLQMAISLGWHIVLACLGVGMPALLLFAEWRAIRTGDGDSMRLARRWAKAMGVLFAVGAVSGTILSFEMGLLWPGLMGTYGEVIGLPFALEGIAFFVEAIFIGVYLYGWDRLPPRIHLLSGVPVLIAGVASAFFVVTANAWMNQPVGFVVEDGRVRDVAPWRAMFNPATPPQTLHMIVAAFMVAGFATAGVYAVAMLRGRRDRYHRLGFMIPFTMAAVFAPIQILLGDYAAKFLAEYQPAKLAAAEGLFLTQAGAPLSVGGFAVDGELRYAIEIPNGLSLLVGYSPHTVVQGLDQVPVADRPPVTPVHLAFDTMVGIGFFLLLLSAWYALAWGRRRDLPRSRWFLRLAAVSGVAAVVAVEAGWVVTEVGRQPWVVYGRLRTSDAVNPVPGLWVGFVVVSLVYVVLTVATVYVLRRMARAPQELTHAPQEPE; this is encoded by the coding sequence ATGGGGATCGGGGGCGGTGCCGGCGCCTGCGTGGTGACGGCGCTCGTCTTGCCGGCCGGACCGGCGAGCGCGGCGGATCTGGTCGCGGCGCGCCTGCAGATGGCCATCTCGCTGGGCTGGCACATCGTGCTGGCCTGCCTGGGGGTCGGCATGCCCGCACTGCTGCTGTTCGCCGAGTGGCGGGCGATCCGCACCGGTGACGGCGACTCCATGCGGCTGGCCCGGCGGTGGGCCAAGGCGATGGGGGTGCTGTTCGCCGTCGGCGCGGTCTCGGGGACGATCCTCAGCTTCGAGATGGGCCTGCTGTGGCCGGGGCTCATGGGGACCTACGGCGAGGTGATCGGCCTGCCCTTCGCGCTGGAGGGGATCGCCTTCTTCGTCGAGGCCATCTTCATCGGCGTCTACCTGTACGGCTGGGACCGGCTGCCGCCCAGGATCCACCTGCTGAGCGGGGTGCCCGTGCTGATCGCGGGGGTGGCCTCGGCGTTCTTCGTGGTGACCGCCAACGCGTGGATGAACCAGCCGGTCGGGTTCGTGGTGGAGGACGGCCGGGTGCGGGACGTGGCCCCGTGGAGGGCGATGTTCAACCCGGCCACGCCGCCCCAGACGCTGCACATGATCGTGGCGGCGTTCATGGTCGCCGGGTTCGCCACCGCGGGGGTGTACGCGGTGGCGATGCTGCGCGGGCGGCGCGACCGCTACCACCGCCTGGGCTTCATGATCCCTTTCACGATGGCGGCCGTGTTCGCCCCGATCCAGATCCTGCTGGGCGACTACGCGGCCAAGTTCCTGGCCGAGTACCAGCCGGCCAAGCTCGCCGCGGCGGAGGGGCTCTTCCTGACCCAAGCGGGCGCGCCGCTCAGCGTGGGCGGCTTCGCGGTCGACGGCGAGCTGCGCTACGCGATCGAGATCCCCAACGGCCTGTCCCTGCTGGTCGGCTACAGCCCGCACACCGTCGTCCAGGGGCTCGACCAGGTGCCGGTGGCCGACCGCCCGCCGGTCACCCCCGTCCATCTGGCCTTCGACACGATGGTGGGGATCGGTTTCTTCCTGCTCCTGCTGTCGGCCTGGTACGCCCTGGCGTGGGGGCGGCGGCGTGACCTGCCCCGCTCCCGCTGGTTCCTGAGGCTCGCGGCCGTCTCCGGGGTGGCGGCCGTCGTCGCGGTGGAGGCCGGCTGGGTCGTGACGGAGGTCGGCCGGCAGCCGTGGGTGGTCTACGGCAGGCTGCGCACCTCCGACGCCGTCAACCCGGTGCCCGGCCTGTGGGTCGGGTTCGTCGTCGTCTCGCTGGTCTACGTCGTGCTCACCGTCGCCACCGTCTACGTCCTGCGGCGCATGGCGCGCGCCCCCCAGGAGCTGACGCACGCCCCCCAGGAACCGGAGTGA